From the genome of Maribacter algicola, one region includes:
- a CDS encoding acetyl-CoA C-acyltransferase: protein MRTAYIVKGYRTAVGKAPKGVFRFKRTDELAAETIQYMMKELPGLDKKRIDDVIVGNAMPEGSQGLNMARLISLMGLDIVDVPGVTVNRFCSSGIETIGIATAKIQSGMADCIIAGGAESMSAVPMTGYKTELNYDLVKSGHEDYYWGMGNTAEAVAREFKVSREDQDEFAYNSHMKALKAQAENRFQDQIVPIEVEQTYVDENGKKATKKYTVTKDEGPRKGTSLEALAKLRPVFAADGSVTAGNSSQMSDGAAFVMVMSEEMVKELNLEPIARLVNYAAAGVPPRIMGIGPVAAVPKALKQAGLKQEDVELIELNEAFASQSIAVIRELKLNPDIVNVNGGAIALGHPLGCTGAKLSVQLFDEMRKRNMQGKYGMVTMCVGTGQGAAGIYEFLN from the coding sequence ATGAGAACAGCATACATAGTAAAAGGATATAGAACCGCGGTAGGAAAGGCGCCCAAAGGCGTATTCCGATTCAAAAGAACGGATGAACTGGCAGCAGAGACCATCCAATATATGATGAAGGAATTACCCGGTCTCGACAAAAAAAGAATCGATGATGTCATTGTAGGCAACGCTATGCCTGAAGGATCACAAGGACTCAATATGGCAAGGCTGATTTCACTCATGGGCTTGGACATAGTCGATGTTCCAGGAGTTACGGTCAACCGTTTTTGTTCTTCCGGGATAGAAACCATAGGGATTGCCACGGCCAAAATCCAATCGGGAATGGCAGATTGCATCATTGCTGGAGGTGCGGAAAGTATGAGTGCCGTACCCATGACCGGATATAAGACCGAACTCAACTATGATTTGGTAAAATCCGGACACGAAGACTACTATTGGGGCATGGGAAATACCGCTGAGGCCGTTGCCAGGGAATTTAAAGTCTCAAGGGAGGACCAAGATGAGTTTGCCTATAATTCCCATATGAAAGCCTTAAAGGCCCAAGCGGAAAATCGGTTTCAAGACCAAATCGTTCCCATTGAAGTCGAGCAAACCTATGTGGATGAAAATGGAAAAAAAGCCACTAAAAAATATACGGTAACCAAGGATGAAGGTCCTCGAAAAGGAACTTCATTGGAAGCATTGGCAAAATTACGTCCTGTATTTGCTGCAGATGGAAGTGTGACAGCCGGAAACTCGTCCCAGATGAGTGACGGAGCCGCCTTCGTCATGGTCATGAGCGAGGAAATGGTAAAAGAACTGAACTTGGAGCCCATTGCACGATTGGTAAACTATGCTGCGGCCGGTGTTCCTCCAAGAATTATGGGTATTGGTCCGGTAGCTGCAGTACCCAAAGCCTTGAAACAGGCCGGTTTAAAACAGGAAGATGTAGAATTAATTGAATTGAACGAAGCCTTTGCATCACAATCCATTGCCGTGATACGAGAATTGAAGTTAAATCCTGATATCGTAAACGTAAACGGCGGGGCCATTGCATTAGGCCACCCGTTAGGCTGTACTGGGGCAAAACTATCGGTTCAGCTTTTTGATGAAATGCGTAAAAGGAATATGCAGGGCAAATACGGTATGGTCACCATGTGCGTGGGTACCGGTCAAGGTGCCGCGGGCATTTATGAGTTTTTGAATTAA
- a CDS encoding 3-hydroxyacyl-CoA dehydrogenase/enoyl-CoA hydratase family protein yields MNKHIKKVAVIGSGIMGSGIACHFANIGVEVLLLDIVPRELNDVEKAKGLTLEDKAVRNRLVNDSLASALKSKPSPIYHQKFADRITTGNLEDDISKVGKVDWIIEVVVERLDIKKQVFENLEKYRTPGTLITSNTSGIPIKFMSEGRSEDFQKHFCGTHFFNPARYLKLFEIIPGPKTLPEVLEFLNGYGERFLGKTSVIAKDTPAFIGNRVGIFSIQSLFHMVKELDMTVEEVDKLTGPVIGRPKSATFRTVDVVGLDTLVHVANGISENCKKDERHELFALPDFIKTMMENKWLGSKTGQGFYKKVQDDKGKSEILTLDLNTMDYRSKKSAKFGTLELTKTIDKVVDRFPILVSGKDKAGEFYRKSFGQLFAYVSHRIPEISDELYKIDDAMKAGFGWEHGPFQIWDAVGLDKGLDFIASENQTAATWVHEMKESGINSFYSVKEGNTYYYDIPKKEMVKVPGQDAFIILDNIRKSKEVFKNSGVVIEDLGDGILNCEFQSKMNTIGGDVLAGLNKAIDLAEKDFQGLVIGNQAANFSVGANIGMIFMMAVEQEYDELNMAIKMFQDTMMRMRYSAIPTVSAPHGMTLGGGCELSLHADKVVAAAETYIGLVEFGVGVIPGGGGSKEFAMRASDSFRKGDVELNVLQEYFLTIGMAKVSTSAYEAYDLGILQHGKDIVVVNKDRQIATAKEYAKLMAESGYTQPTKRKDVKVLGKQALGMFLVGTDSMEASHYISEHDKKIANKLAYVMAGGDLSEPTMVTEQYLLDLEREAFLSLCTERKTLERIQHMLKTGKPLRN; encoded by the coding sequence ATGAACAAACATATTAAAAAAGTAGCAGTCATTGGTTCGGGCATTATGGGAAGCGGTATCGCTTGTCATTTTGCCAATATTGGAGTGGAAGTTTTACTCTTGGATATTGTTCCAAGGGAACTTAATGACGTGGAAAAGGCAAAAGGACTTACCTTGGAGGACAAAGCAGTTCGCAACAGATTGGTGAACGACTCCTTGGCATCGGCATTAAAATCGAAGCCCTCCCCCATTTACCATCAAAAGTTCGCCGATAGAATTACCACCGGAAATTTAGAGGACGATATTTCCAAGGTAGGTAAAGTCGATTGGATTATTGAGGTGGTTGTGGAGCGTTTGGACATCAAAAAGCAAGTTTTTGAAAACCTTGAAAAGTACCGTACTCCGGGAACGCTTATTACCTCGAATACTTCAGGGATTCCCATAAAATTTATGAGCGAAGGAAGAAGTGAGGATTTTCAAAAGCACTTTTGCGGCACCCACTTTTTTAACCCAGCCCGATATTTAAAACTTTTTGAGATTATCCCGGGACCAAAGACACTTCCAGAAGTATTGGAATTTCTAAATGGATACGGGGAAAGGTTCTTGGGAAAAACCTCCGTAATCGCAAAAGATACACCCGCATTTATTGGGAACAGGGTGGGTATCTTCAGTATCCAAAGTCTTTTCCATATGGTTAAGGAATTGGACATGACAGTAGAGGAAGTGGATAAATTGACGGGGCCGGTAATCGGCCGACCAAAATCCGCCACTTTTAGAACAGTGGACGTAGTAGGCCTAGACACTTTGGTACACGTTGCAAATGGAATTTCGGAAAATTGTAAGAAGGACGAGAGACACGAACTTTTTGCCCTCCCGGATTTCATCAAGACAATGATGGAAAATAAATGGCTAGGCAGCAAAACGGGCCAAGGTTTTTACAAAAAAGTACAGGATGATAAAGGCAAAAGTGAAATTTTGACCTTGGACTTAAACACGATGGACTATCGGTCCAAGAAAAGTGCAAAATTCGGAACTTTGGAATTGACCAAGACCATAGACAAGGTGGTGGACAGATTCCCGATTTTGGTATCCGGAAAAGATAAGGCAGGAGAATTTTACCGAAAGAGTTTTGGGCAGTTGTTCGCCTACGTTTCACACCGTATTCCAGAGATATCGGACGAATTATATAAGATAGACGATGCCATGAAAGCCGGATTTGGATGGGAACACGGCCCATTCCAAATTTGGGATGCCGTAGGCTTGGACAAAGGTCTTGATTTCATTGCCTCCGAAAACCAAACGGCGGCTACTTGGGTGCATGAAATGAAGGAATCAGGAATTAATTCCTTTTACAGTGTGAAGGAAGGCAACACCTATTATTATGATATTCCCAAAAAAGAAATGGTCAAGGTTCCCGGTCAGGATGCCTTTATCATTTTAGATAATATCAGAAAAAGTAAAGAAGTTTTCAAAAATAGCGGTGTCGTAATAGAAGATTTGGGGGATGGAATCCTTAATTGCGAGTTCCAGTCCAAAATGAACACGATTGGCGGCGATGTTTTGGCCGGACTAAATAAAGCCATCGACCTAGCCGAAAAGGACTTTCAAGGACTGGTTATTGGTAACCAGGCCGCAAATTTCTCTGTCGGGGCCAATATAGGAATGATTTTTATGATGGCCGTTGAACAAGAGTATGATGAGCTGAACATGGCCATAAAAATGTTCCAGGACACAATGATGCGCATGCGTTATTCTGCCATACCTACTGTTTCTGCACCTCATGGCATGACCTTAGGAGGTGGCTGTGAATTGTCGCTACACGCGGATAAGGTCGTAGCAGCTGCGGAGACATACATTGGTCTTGTGGAATTTGGTGTGGGTGTTATTCCAGGCGGTGGCGGATCCAAGGAGTTTGCCATGAGAGCATCTGATTCCTTCAGAAAAGGTGATGTGGAATTGAACGTTCTGCAGGAATATTTCCTGACCATTGGAATGGCCAAGGTATCGACTTCTGCCTATGAGGCTTACGATTTGGGCATCCTTCAGCATGGAAAGGATATTGTGGTGGTGAACAAAGACCGACAAATAGCGACCGCTAAGGAATATGCCAAGTTAATGGCGGAATCCGGCTACACACAACCAACAAAGAGAAAAGACGTAAAAGTATTAGGCAAACAAGCTTTGGGCATGTTCCTAGTGGGAACGGATTCCATGGAGGCCAGCCATTATATTAGTGAACACGATAAAAAAATCGCCAACAAGCTAGCTTATGTCATGGCGGGTGGGGATTTATCGGAACCAACCATGGTTACTGAACAGTACTTGTTGGATTTGGAACGTGAAGCCTTCCTTTCCCTTTGTACCGAAAGAAAAACCTTGGAACGTATTCAACACATGTTAAAAACTGGTAAACCACTAAGAAATTAA
- a CDS encoding MarR family winged helix-turn-helix transcriptional regulator: MKEVTIDYALRATWQAVARMYNEEAKNFETTMAIGFTLLSIDPKTGTPSTSLGPKMGMEATSLSRILKSMEEKGMIERKPNPSDGRGVLIHLTNYGLEKRKDSKDVVLRFNEVVKNHVSEEKLKHFFEVTETINKLIVDKKIYIKNASTK, from the coding sequence ATGAAGGAAGTTACCATTGATTACGCCCTTCGTGCTACTTGGCAGGCAGTAGCTAGAATGTACAATGAGGAAGCAAAAAACTTTGAAACTACAATGGCTATTGGCTTTACTTTATTGAGCATTGACCCCAAAACGGGTACACCTTCTACTTCTTTGGGTCCAAAAATGGGAATGGAAGCCACGAGTTTATCCAGAATATTAAAAAGTATGGAAGAAAAAGGTATGATCGAGAGAAAACCGAATCCCTCTGACGGCCGTGGCGTGTTGATCCACCTAACGAATTACGGACTGGAAAAAAGAAAGGATTCTAAAGATGTAGTATTGAGATTTAACGAAGTGGTCAAAAACCATGTATCTGAAGAAAAGTTAAAGCACTTCTTTGAAGTAACCGAGACTATCAATAAACTCATAGTGGATAAAAAGATTTACATAAAAAACGCATCAACTAAATAA
- a CDS encoding AMP-dependent synthetase/ligase — protein MQKVTRLFDFPYYQLENHPLEKSLVTKYDGKWMTTSTKEYIKKANTISRGLLRLGVQPNDKIAIISMTNRTEWNIMDIGILQLGAQTVPIYPTISEEDYEYVLNHSEATYCFVSCAEVLTKVNTIKPELKHLKGVYSFDTLKDCDNWQIVLDLGKDDTNQPEVDKRKEQVNAHDLATLIYTSGTTGRPKGVMLSHDNIVSNVIASEKRVPFNAGASALSFLPVCHIFERMILYLYQYCSIEIHFAEGLDKISDNIKEVRPNVMTVVPRLLEKVYDAIIAKGSALTGIKKKIFFWAVSIGLKFEPYGANGWWYEQQLKLARKLIFSKWQEGLGGNLTTMVSGSAALQPRLSRVFGAAGIPVMEGYGLTETSPVISVNQEKGGGWKIGSVGKIIDKVEVKIADDGEILCKGPNVMLGYYKEPEKTDEVLKNGYFHTGDIGEIDADGFLRITDRKKEMFKTSGGKYVAPQLLENRFKQSRFIEQIMVVGEGEKMPAALIQPDFAYLHDWAAKKGLTIPENSDIILNPVVLEQYQTEVDLANEQFAKWEKVKQFKLTPDVWSIEGGHLTPTMKLRRKIVKEKYIDLYNEIYGHQ, from the coding sequence ATGCAAAAAGTTACCCGCCTATTCGATTTTCCTTATTATCAATTGGAAAACCATCCTTTGGAAAAATCACTGGTCACCAAATACGATGGAAAATGGATGACTACCTCCACGAAGGAATACATTAAAAAAGCAAATACCATAAGTAGGGGATTATTGAGACTTGGGGTACAACCTAATGATAAAATTGCGATTATCTCCATGACCAATCGCACAGAGTGGAACATTATGGATATTGGCATTTTGCAGTTGGGCGCGCAAACGGTACCCATTTACCCCACCATTTCGGAAGAGGACTACGAATACGTTTTGAACCATTCCGAGGCAACCTATTGTTTTGTTTCCTGTGCAGAAGTGTTGACCAAGGTAAATACCATAAAACCGGAACTAAAACACTTGAAAGGTGTCTATAGTTTCGATACCCTAAAAGATTGTGACAATTGGCAGATAGTATTGGACTTGGGGAAAGACGACACCAACCAACCAGAAGTGGACAAGCGCAAGGAACAGGTCAATGCCCATGACTTGGCTACCTTAATATATACCTCTGGAACCACTGGAAGGCCCAAGGGGGTCATGCTGTCCCATGACAATATTGTTTCCAATGTGATAGCGAGTGAAAAAAGGGTACCCTTCAATGCAGGGGCCAGCGCCTTGAGCTTTCTGCCGGTCTGCCACATTTTTGAACGGATGATTTTATACCTATACCAATATTGTAGTATAGAAATCCACTTTGCCGAAGGCTTGGATAAAATAAGTGACAATATAAAGGAGGTAAGACCAAACGTAATGACGGTCGTGCCAAGATTATTGGAAAAAGTCTATGACGCCATTATCGCAAAGGGAAGCGCTTTGACAGGTATAAAGAAAAAGATCTTCTTTTGGGCGGTATCGATAGGACTTAAGTTTGAACCCTATGGTGCCAATGGTTGGTGGTACGAACAACAGCTAAAATTAGCCAGAAAATTAATATTCAGCAAATGGCAAGAAGGACTTGGTGGTAATCTTACGACCATGGTTTCAGGAAGTGCCGCCCTTCAACCAAGGTTGAGCCGAGTGTTTGGAGCGGCCGGAATTCCTGTAATGGAAGGATACGGACTTACGGAAACCTCGCCGGTGATTTCGGTTAACCAGGAAAAAGGAGGTGGATGGAAAATTGGTTCCGTGGGCAAAATCATCGATAAGGTAGAAGTGAAAATTGCGGACGACGGCGAAATTCTTTGCAAAGGTCCCAATGTAATGTTGGGCTATTACAAGGAACCTGAAAAAACCGATGAAGTATTGAAAAATGGCTATTTCCATACAGGTGACATTGGTGAAATAGATGCCGATGGTTTTCTACGGATTACGGACCGAAAAAAGGAAATGTTCAAAACCTCCGGGGGTAAGTATGTGGCACCGCAATTATTGGAAAACCGATTCAAACAATCCCGATTCATAGAACAGATCATGGTAGTGGGCGAAGGAGAAAAAATGCCCGCAGCACTGATTCAACCAGATTTTGCCTACCTCCACGATTGGGCCGCAAAAAAAGGATTGACCATTCCAGAGAATTCGGATATCATACTAAATCCTGTGGTGTTGGAACAATACCAGACCGAGGTGGACTTGGCCAATGAGCAGTTCGCCAAATGGGAAAAAGTAAAACAATTTAAGCTTACACCAGATGTTTGGAGCATTGAAGGCGGACACCTCACCCCTACCATGAAACTAAGAAGGAAAATCGTTAAGGAAAAGTACATTGACCTGTATAACGAAATTTACGGACATCAATAG
- the purL gene encoding phosphoribosylformylglycinamidine synthase has protein sequence MIHFFGNPTAKIFAVQTTQEITLENEQKLTWLFGNQPKINVASLDAFFVGPRAAMITPWSTNAVEITQNMGIPGILRIEEFNAVSEDFSDFDPMLSQKYKGIGQAIYDINILPEPILEIADIAGYNQKEGLALSDEEVAYLEGLSKKMGRKLTDSEVFGFSQVNSEHCRHKIFNGTFIIDGKEMPSSLFKLIKKTSQENPNDIVSAYKDNVAFLKGPKAIQFAPKSADKPDFYEEREFESVLSIKAETHNFPTTVEPFNGAATGSGGEIRDRLAGGKGSLPLAGTAVYMTALSRLENDRKWEQAMPERKWLYQTPMDILIKASNGASDFGNKFGQPLIAGSVLTFEHDEKDSVLGAEARRLGYDKVIMQAGGIGYGKAEQALKDTPNKGDKIVILGGDNYRIGMGGAAVSSADTGEFSSAIELNAVQRSNPEMQKRAANAIRGMVESDQNTIVSIHDHGAGGHLNCLSELVEETGGKIDLDKLPVGDPTLSAKELIGNESQERMGLVIGQENAALLKRIADRERSPMYEVGDVTGDNRFTFESNTTGAKPMDVQLADIFGSSPKTTMVDTSIKRSYKEPEYALEHFHEYLDQLLQLEAVACKDWLTNKVDRCVGGRVAKQQCAGPLQLPLNNVGVMALDFKGKEGIATSIGHSPISGLIDPSAGSKNSIAEALTNIIWAPLKDGLKSISLSANWMWPCKNEGEDARLYQAVQAVSDFSIALGINVPTGKDSLSMKQKYKDGDVIAPGTVVISAAASCNDIKKVVEPVLQKNGGSIYYINLSRDAYKLGGSSFAQVRNSLGSEAPTIQNDDYFKSVFDLIQTLIQNEQILAGHDVASGGLITTLLEMCFADTHLGAELDLTDLGEADTIKLLFSENAGIVFQLRDNLVEKLLVDANIDVKKIGTVTDTPELTIKNGGMEMGLNIASLRDTWFKTSYLLDNKQTANGLAMERYENYKHQPLNYTFPNSGPIKLPSRNLAEGETRPKAAILREKGSNSEREMANAMYLAGFDVKDVHMTDLISGRETLEDIQFLGAVGGFSNSDVLGSAKGWAGAIKYNEKANKVIKDFFARPDTLSVGICNGCQLFMELDLINPEHDVHGKMTYNDSHKHESNFTSVKIEENNSVMLSTLAGSTLGVWISHGEGKFKLPKNESEYTIVAKYGYEGYPANPNGSDFNTAMLCDKSGRHLVTMPHIERSTFPWNWAYYPTDRKDEVSPWLEAFVNARKWVTSNK, from the coding sequence ATGATTCACTTTTTTGGAAATCCGACAGCCAAGATTTTTGCCGTCCAAACCACCCAGGAGATTACGCTGGAAAATGAACAGAAATTAACATGGTTGTTTGGAAACCAACCCAAAATAAATGTGGCGTCGCTGGACGCCTTTTTTGTTGGACCCCGTGCGGCCATGATTACACCCTGGAGCACCAATGCCGTGGAAATAACCCAAAATATGGGCATTCCGGGCATTCTTAGGATCGAGGAATTCAACGCCGTGTCCGAGGATTTTTCCGATTTTGACCCTATGCTTTCCCAAAAGTACAAGGGCATAGGTCAGGCTATCTATGATATCAACATACTTCCAGAACCTATTTTGGAAATAGCCGATATTGCCGGTTATAACCAAAAGGAAGGTTTGGCCTTGAGCGATGAGGAAGTCGCCTATTTGGAAGGTCTTTCCAAGAAAATGGGAAGGAAATTGACGGATTCAGAGGTATTCGGTTTTAGTCAGGTAAACTCTGAACATTGTCGGCATAAAATATTCAATGGCACTTTTATAATCGATGGCAAGGAAATGCCATCTAGCCTTTTCAAGCTGATAAAAAAGACGAGCCAGGAAAACCCGAACGATATTGTATCGGCCTACAAGGACAACGTGGCTTTTTTAAAAGGCCCGAAAGCGATACAATTCGCCCCGAAATCGGCTGATAAACCCGATTTCTACGAGGAGCGAGAATTTGAATCCGTATTATCTATAAAAGCCGAAACCCACAATTTTCCAACGACGGTAGAGCCCTTCAACGGTGCGGCCACAGGTTCCGGAGGGGAAATTAGGGACCGCTTGGCCGGTGGTAAGGGTTCTCTTCCTTTGGCAGGAACGGCAGTTTACATGACGGCACTTTCAAGGCTCGAAAATGATAGGAAATGGGAACAAGCCATGCCCGAACGAAAATGGCTATACCAAACCCCTATGGACATTTTGATAAAGGCTTCCAATGGGGCATCGGATTTTGGAAATAAGTTCGGGCAACCGCTAATTGCGGGTTCCGTCCTCACATTCGAACACGATGAAAAAGATTCGGTCCTTGGAGCGGAAGCCAGGAGATTAGGCTATGACAAGGTAATCATGCAAGCCGGTGGAATCGGCTATGGAAAAGCGGAACAGGCCTTGAAAGACACTCCTAACAAAGGGGATAAAATTGTCATTCTTGGTGGTGACAATTACAGGATAGGTATGGGCGGGGCCGCTGTATCTAGCGCGGATACGGGTGAGTTTAGTTCCGCCATCGAATTGAATGCCGTACAACGTTCCAATCCAGAGATGCAAAAACGTGCCGCCAACGCTATTCGAGGTATGGTGGAAAGTGATCAGAATACTATCGTTTCCATTCACGACCACGGTGCCGGAGGCCATTTGAATTGTCTATCGGAATTGGTGGAAGAAACCGGTGGCAAGATAGACTTGGACAAATTGCCCGTAGGCGACCCCACACTTTCAGCCAAGGAACTCATCGGGAATGAATCCCAGGAACGCATGGGACTCGTCATCGGACAAGAAAATGCGGCTCTTTTAAAAAGGATTGCCGATCGCGAACGCTCTCCAATGTACGAGGTTGGCGATGTAACCGGTGATAATCGCTTTACCTTTGAATCCAATACTACGGGAGCCAAACCTATGGACGTGCAGTTAGCTGATATTTTTGGAAGCTCCCCAAAAACGACCATGGTGGATACTTCCATAAAAAGATCCTACAAAGAGCCTGAATATGCACTGGAACATTTTCATGAATATCTAGACCAATTACTGCAATTGGAGGCCGTGGCATGCAAAGATTGGTTGACCAACAAGGTGGACCGTTGCGTAGGAGGCCGTGTTGCAAAACAACAATGTGCCGGTCCCTTGCAATTACCTCTTAACAATGTAGGTGTAATGGCCCTGGACTTTAAAGGGAAAGAAGGTATAGCCACAAGCATAGGCCACTCCCCTATTTCAGGATTGATCGATCCGTCCGCAGGTAGTAAAAATAGTATAGCCGAAGCTTTGACCAACATCATCTGGGCCCCTTTGAAAGACGGATTAAAGTCGATTTCCCTATCCGCAAACTGGATGTGGCCCTGTAAAAATGAAGGTGAAGATGCCCGACTCTACCAAGCCGTACAGGCAGTTTCTGACTTTTCAATCGCACTGGGAATCAACGTTCCTACTGGCAAGGACTCACTTTCCATGAAACAAAAATACAAGGATGGGGATGTAATCGCACCGGGCACCGTAGTTATATCGGCAGCCGCAAGTTGCAACGATATCAAAAAGGTAGTGGAGCCTGTATTGCAAAAAAATGGGGGTTCCATTTACTACATCAACCTTTCCAGGGACGCTTATAAACTAGGTGGTTCTTCGTTTGCCCAAGTACGCAATTCCCTTGGTTCTGAAGCTCCTACCATTCAGAATGACGATTATTTTAAATCGGTTTTCGACCTGATACAAACCTTGATTCAAAACGAGCAAATCCTTGCAGGTCATGATGTTGCGTCGGGCGGGCTTATTACCACATTGTTGGAAATGTGTTTTGCCGATACCCATTTGGGAGCTGAATTGGACCTGACCGATTTGGGGGAAGCAGACACTATAAAACTGCTGTTTTCCGAGAATGCGGGAATTGTATTCCAGCTTCGGGATAACCTAGTAGAAAAATTATTGGTCGATGCCAATATCGACGTAAAGAAAATAGGAACGGTGACCGATACTCCAGAACTGACCATTAAAAATGGCGGTATGGAAATGGGATTGAACATTGCATCGTTACGTGATACTTGGTTCAAGACCTCTTATTTGTTGGACAACAAACAAACGGCCAACGGACTTGCCATGGAACGATATGAAAATTATAAGCACCAACCGTTGAATTATACATTTCCGAATTCAGGGCCCATCAAACTTCCTAGCCGAAACCTGGCCGAAGGAGAGACCAGGCCAAAAGCGGCAATTCTTCGGGAAAAAGGAAGCAATTCCGAGCGTGAAATGGCCAATGCCATGTATTTGGCCGGATTCGATGTGAAGGACGTTCACATGACCGATTTAATTTCAGGCAGGGAAACCTTGGAGGACATCCAATTTTTAGGAGCTGTAGGAGGCTTTTCAAATTCCGATGTTCTGGGAAGTGCCAAAGGTTGGGCGGGAGCGATCAAATACAATGAAAAGGCAAATAAGGTCATCAAGGACTTTTTTGCCAGGCCAGATACCTTATCCGTTGGAATCTGCAACGGATGCCAATTGTTTATGGAATTGGATTTGATAAATCCGGAGCACGATGTACATGGAAAAATGACCTATAATGACTCCCATAAACATGAAAGCAATTTCACCTCTGTAAAGATTGAAGAGAACAACTCTGTCATGCTATCCACTTTGGCGGGCAGCACCTTGGGCGTTTGGATTTCCCATGGAGAGGGCAAGTTTAAATTACCGAAAAACGAAAGCGAGTATACCATTGTTGCAAAATATGGGTATGAAGGCTATCCCGCGAACCCTAATGGCAGCGATTTCAATACGGCCATGCTTTGTGATAAATCGGGCAGGCATTTGGTGACCATGCCGCATATTGAGCGTTCTACCTTTCCGTGGAACTGGGCCTACTATCCAACTGATAGAAAGGATGAAGTTTCCCCTTGGCTGGAGGCTTTTGTGAATGCAAGGAAGTGGGTAACTAGTAATAAATAA